Proteins encoded together in one Drosophila albomicans strain 15112-1751.03 chromosome 2R, ASM965048v2, whole genome shotgun sequence window:
- the LOC117573839 gene encoding keratin, type II cytoskeletal 1-like isoform X2, whose translation MRAFIVMCFVAVACADKLGYNYQPVSHSDSGLSFSPGSGSIGGGSIGGGSIGGGSLGGLGGLGGGSIGGGSIGGGSLGGLGGLGGGSIGGGSIGGGSLGGLGGGSIGGGSIGGGSIGGGSIGGGNLGGLSGGSLEAPVSYNAPAPAAELEKEFFTFTANEQDFDEPQSLEKVSSSLNKALRVVFIKGPENRGLENAALALAKQAAQQETAIYVLNKQADIGDLANKLNAIRSNSNNKPEVHFVKYRTPEDAANAQRAIQGQYDQLGGSSQAHNGGVAPVLNFASQGPVRQASAKSPENAYLPTSIFRRV comes from the exons ATGCGTGCATTCATT GTTATGTGCTTCGTGGCAGTCGCCTGCGCCGATAAGTTGGGCTACAACTACcagccagtcagtcactcCGACTCTGGATTGTCCTTCAGCCCTGGCAGTGGCAGCATTGGCGGTGGCAGCATTGGCGGTGGATCGATCGGCGGTGGCAGCCTCGGAGGCCTTGGTGGTCTTGGTGGTGGCAGCATTGGAGGAGGTTCGATCGGCGGTGGCAGCCTCGGAGGCCTTGGTGGTCTTGGTGGTGGTAGCATTGGAGGAGGTTCGATCGGCGGCGGCAGCCTTGGCGGTCTTGGCGGTGGCAGCATTGGTGGTGGTAGCATCGGTGGTGGCAGCATTGGCGGCGGCAGCATCGGTGGTGGCAACCTCGGTGGTCTGTCTGGTGGTTCCCTGGAGGCTCCAGTCTCATACAATGCCCCTGCCCCAGCTGCTGAATTGGAAAAGGAATTCTTCACCTTCACCGCCAACGAACAGGACTTCGATGAACCCCAATCTTTGGAGAAGGTGTCCAGCTCATTGAACAAGGCTCTGCGTGTTGTCTTCATCAAGGGACCCGAGAACCGTGGTTTGGAGAACGCTGCTTTGGCTCTGGCTAAGCAGGCTGCCCAGCAGGAGACCGCCATCTATGTCCTGAACAAGCAGGCTGACATTGGAGATCTGGCCAACAAGTTGAACGCCatccgcagcaacagcaacaacaagcccGAGGTTCACTTTGTCAAGTACCGCACTCCTGAGGATGCTGCCAACGCTCAGCGTGCCATCCAAGGCCAGTACGATCAATTGGGAGGTTCATCCCAGGCCCACAACGGTGGTGTTGCCCCCGTCCTGAACTTCGCTTCCCAGGGCCCAGTCCGTCAGGCCAGCGCAAAGTCTCCCGAGAACGCTTACTTGCCCACCTCGATCTTCCGTCGTGTCTA